A window of the Lolium perenne isolate Kyuss_39 chromosome 7, Kyuss_2.0, whole genome shotgun sequence genome harbors these coding sequences:
- the LOC127318735 gene encoding origin of replication complex subunit 3, with amino-acid sequence MAAPSQEAPLTAANNIEPFFVLHKAAAGASLTTPRARRRVDEISQPSSPNPKSAKRPRDEDEDEDDEGDLELYERLRLEAFHRTWSKIQSTINEVLRGINLKLFDQVLRWVQESFSTVRSVIRPCPAEIQQPYPLLTDVICRKIPTAFVLTKNAEFVDDVTTFRDLSNHLESNGCHLAKLSSTELSAKHGVAGCLKSLLRQLLSDVPDVADVSALASWYCGAKNYDQPIIIVIDDLEQCSGDVLGELVMTLSEWVIKIPIFFVMGIATTLDAPRKLLSSEALQQLDPCQLTMGSPSDRMNALVEAILVKPCAGFCISHEVAVFLKNYFFRHDGTITSFISALKLACSKHFSVEPLSFLCMGTLEEDCENFWHDKFGALPQAIQKQAFGLPSCTRENNSIKPGNNLVEGLSALMKLQRDWSSVLSCLYEAGRHGKVQLLDIFCEAINPDLRTQKDSNIELLMSKVTSGNVPSGNSGAGRRFLAQALDTVRYMPMETLVRVLKVWSIHSEGMNEINDKVKELQSTTTSADCMRITKDKWTRSTNSTTNGAVPLNEKATMLLDDITRKFLVPVECLPFHEIICFKNVGVLQSALIGNPRRMVQLDLLKSQSRLKCSCCSRNGIAVSASLHDTSIMCNLAQEYGDVINLHDWYLSFDGIINNTNSKGKRKLIGSPSKKKSKAAPQESEAMIQARFCRAVTELQITGLLRMPSKRRPDLVQRVAFGP; translated from the exons ATGGCTGCACCATCCCAGGAAGCTCCGCTCACAGCGGCCAACAATATCGAG CCGTTCTTCGTTCTCCACAAGGCGGCCGCTGGTGCCTCGCTGACAACTCCCCGGGCTCGGCGGCGGGTCGACGAAATTTCCCAGCCGTCATCTCCCAATCCCAAATCTGCAAAGAGGCCgcgggacgaggacgaggacgaggacgatgaGGGCGACTTGGAACTGTACGAGCGGCTCCGCCTGGAGGCCTTCCACCGCACTTGGTCCAAGATCCAATCCACCATCAAT GAGGTCCTCAGAGGCATCAACCTCAAGCTGTTCGACCAGGTGCTCCGGTGGGTCCAGGAATCCTTCTCCACCGTCCGCTCTGTCATCAGACCTTGCCCTGCTGAAATCCAGCAGCCCTACCCTCTCCTAACTGATGTCATCTGCAGAAAGATACCGACGGCGTTCGTTCTCACTA AGAATGCAGAATTCGTCGACGATGTCACGACGTTTCGGGATCTATCGAATCATCTGGAGTCCAATGGATGTCACCTGGCCAAGCTGTCGTCAACTGAGTTGTCTGCAAAGCACGGAGTTGCTGGCTGCTTAAAGAGCTTGTTGAGGCAGCTGCTTTCAGATGTTCCAGATGTAG CGGATGTATCTGCACTTGCATCTTGGTACTGTGGAGCCAAGAATTATGATCAACCCATCATTATCGTAATTGATGATTTAGAGCAATGTTCTGGTGATGTTCTGGGGGAGCTTGTGATGACGCTGAG CGAGTGGGTAATTAAGATTCCAATCTTCTTTGTAATGGGCATAGCAACTACCCTTGATGCACCAAGGAAACTGCTCTCATCAGAAGCTCTTCAACAATTAGATCCCTGTCAGCTCACCATGGGGTCTCCCTCTGATAGAATGAATGCACTTGTTGAGGCCATCCTTGTTAAACCATGCGCCGGTTTCTGCATAAGTCACGAAGTTGCAGTCTTCCTCAAAAATTACTTTTTCAGACATGATGGGACGATAACATCTTTTATTAGTGCTCTAAAG CTTGCATGCAGTAAGCACTTCTCTGTCGAACCTTTGAGCTTCTTGTGCATGGGAACGCTTGAAGAGGATTGTGAG AACTTTTGGCATGATAAATTTGGTGCACTGCCTCAAGCAATACAGAAACAAGCTTTTGGTTTACCCTCATGCACAAG GGAAAATAACTCAATCAAGCCTGGCAATAATTTGGTAGAAGGGTTGTCTGCGCTGATGAAGTTGCAAAGGGATTGGAGTTCTGTTCTCTCG TGCTTGTATGAAGCTGGAAGACATGGCAAAGTGCAACTTTTAGATATTTTCTGTGAGGCAATCAACCCAGATCTGCGTACTCAGAAGGATTCTAATATTGAACTGCTTATGTCTAAAGTGACAAGTGGGAACGTACCAAGTGGTAACTCAGGTGCTGGTAGAAGATTTCTAGCGCAGGCATTGGATACAGTAAG ATACATGCCGATGGAAACATTAGTTCGTGTTCTTAAAGTTTGGAGCATCCATTCAGAAGGAATGAATGAG ATTAATGACAAGGTGAAAGAGCTTCAGTCAACTACAACCAGTGCGGATTGCATGAGGATAACAAAGGATAAGTGGACTAG ATCAACAAATAGTACCACAAATGGAGCAGTACCATTAAATGAGAAAGCTACCATGCTATTGGATGATATTACAAG GAAATTTTTGGTGCCTGTTGAGTGTTTACCTTTTCATGAAATCATTTGCTTCAAGAATGTTGGCGTTCTTCAATCT GCACTAATTGGAAACCCAAGAAGAATGGTTCAGCTTGATCTGCTCAAGTCACAGAGCCGTCTTAAATGCTCTTGCTGCAGTAGAAATGGAATCGCTGTGTCAGCATCCTTGCATGACACATCCATTAT GTGCAACCTAGCCCAAGAATATGGTGACGTAATTAACCTCCATGACTGGTACCTGTCTTTTGATGGAATTATCAACAACACAAATTCAAAAGGGAAAAGAAAACTGATTGGTTCTCCGTCGAAAAAGAAATCAAAAGCTGCACCTCAAGAGAGTGAAGCTATGATCCA AGCTAGGTTCTGCAGAGCTGTCACTGAGCTCCAAATTACGGGGCTTCTTCGGATGCCAAGCAAGAGAAGGCCAGATCTGGTGCAGAGAGTTGCGTTCGGTCCTTGA